From Alcaligenes faecalis, the proteins below share one genomic window:
- a CDS encoding efflux RND transporter permease subunit: MNFSKFFIDRPIFAAVMSIVIFIGGLIAIPSLPISEYPEVVPPAVMVRTVYPGANPKVIAETVATPLEEAINGVENMMYMKSVAGSDGVLQMTVTFEPGTDPDDAAVKVQNRVAQAQARLPEDVRRQGVTVQKQSPVFLMVVHLTAEDDRYDTLYLRNYMRLHVKDAMARIPGVGDAQQFGGGDYAMRIWLDPDKVAARGLTASDVLRAVREQNIQVSAGQLGAEPMPNPSDFLLPINAKGRLESVEEFGDIVLKSGAAGEIVRLADVARIELAAGDYTLRARLDGKSASAIGIFQAPGANALEIRDAVVAKMEDIRQKLPPGIEIQSIYDTTVFVRDSIKSVITTLLEAVLLVILVVILFLQTWRASIIPLLAVPVSIIGTFAVLHVLGFSINTLTLFGLVLAIGIVVDDAIVVVENVERHIENGEPPLQAAHLAMREVSGPIIAITLVLCAVFIPMAFLDGVIGEFYKQFAVAIAISVAISGLNSLTLSPALAARLLKPHDAPKDALTRGIDRAFGWLFVPFNRMFQRSAERYQSSIGRVLGRRGVVMVVYVGLLAATGLMFNLVPSGFIPVQDKQYLIAGVKMPEGASIERTDVVLKRMTEIAMKVDGVSNEIAFPGLNPLQFTNTPNNGVVFYVLEPFSERSRSAEDISAELNQKFAEIQEGLAFAFMPPPIQGLGNGSGWSLFIQDREQLGYGSLQQAVQAFQGAVVQTPGMAYPISSYQANVPQLDAVVDRIKAKAQGVPLTELFDTLQTYLGSSYVNDFNMFGRTWQVIAQADGAFRASTEDISRLRTRNDQGEMVPIGSLLQVQSTYGPDPVIRFNGYPAADLLGDADPRVLSSGQAMAYVEQLASQVLPAGMGIGWSDLSYQQANQSGAAMIVFPMAVLLVFLVLAALYESWTLPLAVILIVPMCLLAALFGVWLTNGDNNVFVQVGLVVLMGLACKNAILIIEFARELEQEGLDIVHAALQACRLRLRPIVMTSIAFCAGVAPLMVSSGAGSEVRAATGITVFAGMVGVTAFGLFLTPAFYVALRKLASRSSVQRAQAPIQVSHD, from the coding sequence ATGAATTTTTCAAAATTTTTCATCGATAGGCCGATTTTTGCGGCTGTCATGTCGATCGTGATATTTATCGGCGGGCTCATTGCGATTCCCTCCCTGCCAATCAGTGAGTATCCGGAAGTCGTGCCACCGGCCGTGATGGTGCGCACTGTCTATCCTGGCGCCAATCCCAAGGTGATTGCGGAAACAGTCGCGACGCCTTTGGAGGAAGCTATTAACGGCGTGGAAAACATGATGTACATGAAGTCGGTGGCGGGTTCGGACGGTGTATTGCAAATGACCGTTACCTTCGAACCCGGCACAGACCCGGATGATGCCGCTGTCAAGGTGCAGAACCGGGTTGCCCAGGCTCAGGCACGTTTGCCCGAGGATGTACGCCGGCAAGGGGTGACGGTTCAAAAGCAGTCGCCCGTATTTTTGATGGTGGTTCATTTGACCGCCGAAGACGATCGTTATGACACCTTGTACTTGCGTAACTACATGCGCCTGCATGTTAAGGACGCAATGGCGCGCATACCGGGGGTGGGGGATGCTCAGCAGTTTGGCGGGGGCGACTATGCCATGCGTATCTGGTTGGACCCGGACAAAGTGGCTGCGCGTGGTTTGACGGCCAGCGATGTTCTGCGTGCCGTACGTGAACAGAATATTCAGGTGTCGGCTGGTCAGCTAGGTGCCGAACCTATGCCAAATCCCAGTGATTTCTTATTGCCGATCAATGCCAAAGGCCGTTTAGAAAGCGTGGAGGAGTTCGGCGATATTGTGTTGAAGAGCGGTGCGGCTGGCGAGATTGTGCGACTGGCGGATGTAGCCCGGATTGAGTTGGCGGCGGGCGATTACACCTTGCGAGCACGTTTGGATGGCAAGAGCGCGTCAGCCATTGGTATTTTTCAGGCCCCGGGCGCTAATGCCCTGGAAATTCGCGATGCAGTTGTAGCCAAAATGGAAGATATCCGCCAGAAGTTGCCGCCGGGCATTGAGATCCAGTCCATTTATGACACCACGGTCTTTGTGCGTGATTCCATCAAATCCGTAATCACTACCTTGCTGGAGGCCGTGCTATTGGTGATTTTGGTTGTGATCCTGTTCTTGCAGACCTGGCGTGCCTCCATCATTCCTTTGCTGGCGGTTCCGGTGTCTATCATCGGCACGTTTGCGGTGCTGCATGTATTGGGATTTTCAATCAATACCCTGACGCTGTTCGGTTTGGTCCTGGCGATCGGTATTGTGGTGGACGACGCCATTGTGGTGGTGGAAAACGTTGAGCGCCATATCGAGAATGGCGAACCTCCCTTGCAGGCTGCCCATCTGGCAATGCGGGAAGTTTCAGGTCCGATTATCGCCATCACACTGGTGTTGTGCGCCGTATTCATTCCTATGGCTTTTCTGGATGGAGTCATTGGCGAGTTCTATAAGCAGTTTGCTGTGGCCATTGCTATTTCTGTGGCGATTTCGGGCTTGAACTCCTTGACCTTGTCTCCCGCGTTGGCGGCGCGATTACTCAAGCCGCATGACGCTCCCAAAGATGCCCTGACCCGTGGTATCGATCGGGCTTTTGGCTGGTTGTTTGTTCCTTTTAACCGCATGTTTCAGCGTAGCGCTGAGCGCTATCAAAGCAGCATTGGCCGTGTATTGGGCCGTCGTGGTGTAGTGATGGTGGTGTATGTGGGTTTGTTGGCTGCAACGGGCTTGATGTTCAATCTCGTGCCGTCTGGTTTTATCCCCGTTCAAGACAAGCAATACTTGATTGCGGGCGTCAAGATGCCCGAGGGGGCGTCTATTGAACGCACCGATGTGGTCCTCAAGCGTATGACTGAGATCGCCATGAAGGTTGATGGTGTGTCCAACGAAATCGCATTTCCAGGCCTGAATCCATTGCAGTTCACCAATACGCCTAATAATGGTGTGGTGTTCTATGTGTTGGAGCCATTTTCCGAGCGTAGTCGCAGCGCAGAGGATATTTCTGCAGAGCTGAATCAAAAGTTTGCTGAGATTCAAGAAGGTCTGGCTTTTGCTTTTATGCCGCCTCCTATTCAAGGTTTGGGTAATGGGTCTGGCTGGTCCCTGTTTATTCAGGATCGAGAGCAACTGGGCTACGGATCGTTGCAGCAGGCGGTTCAGGCTTTCCAGGGGGCTGTGGTCCAGACGCCGGGAATGGCTTATCCCATCAGCAGCTATCAGGCGAATGTCCCTCAATTGGATGCGGTGGTCGATCGTATTAAGGCCAAGGCGCAAGGCGTACCGCTGACCGAGCTGTTTGATACTTTGCAAACGTATTTGGGCTCGTCTTACGTCAATGACTTCAATATGTTTGGCCGAACCTGGCAAGTAATCGCCCAGGCTGATGGCGCTTTTCGTGCCAGTACTGAAGATATTAGCCGCTTGCGCACTCGCAATGATCAGGGCGAGATGGTCCCGATTGGCTCGCTATTGCAGGTTCAAAGTACGTATGGCCCCGATCCGGTTATTCGCTTTAATGGCTATCCTGCGGCTGATTTGTTGGGCGATGCGGATCCGCGTGTCTTGTCGTCAGGTCAGGCGATGGCGTATGTCGAGCAGTTGGCAAGTCAGGTCCTGCCGGCAGGCATGGGGATTGGGTGGAGTGACCTGAGTTATCAGCAGGCCAACCAAAGTGGTGCTGCCATGATCGTGTTTCCTATGGCGGTCTTGTTGGTTTTTCTGGTTCTGGCCGCTTTGTACGAGAGCTGGACATTGCCCTTGGCGGTCATTCTGATTGTGCCGATGTGCCTGTTGGCGGCTTTGTTTGGCGTGTGGTTAACGAACGGCGATAACAACGTATTTGTTCAGGTCGGACTGGTTGTATTGATGGGTCTGGCCTGTAAAAACGCGATTTTGATTATCGAGTTCGCTCGTGAGTTGGAGCAGGAAGGCTTGGATATTGTGCATGCTGCCTTGCAGGCTTGCCGTCTGCGTCTGCGTCCTATTGTGATGACGTCCATTGCGTTCTGTGCCGGTGTGGCGCCATTGATGGTGTCCTCGGGAGCCGGCAGCGAGGTGCGCGCAGCCACGGGTATTACCGTATTTGCAGGCATGGTTGGAGTGACGGCATTTGGCCTGTTCCTGACTCCTGCCTTTT
- a CDS encoding efflux RND transporter periplasmic adaptor subunit: MSHHTRSINFVTRSRRWLAPASLVLSAVLLTACYSQAASDQAMPAPSVSIMSVAAQPIQPWEGFTGRVAAVDSVELRARVSGYIDHVAFTEGQTVSKGDLLFVIDARPYRAALDQAQAELARARSNAQFAVTQQRRAKVLVQSKAISREEFDSRNASASQALAAVRAAEATVAAASLDLQYTEVRSPITGRASRAFLTTGNLAQANQTVLTTVVSQDPVHVLFDVDESTWLRYARQARDGQRSTTQSPVQVGLASDEMYPHAGYVDFIDNHVDPATGTLRARAVLPNPDGVLTPGLFARVQLGGSQAYTAMLIDEKAVLTDQDRKYVLIVDQDNRVQRRDIALGPIVQGLRVIKKGLAEGDRVVVSGHQKVPMPGMAVSPTLVDSPAVAQLLGTPVPQAASALAVMPG, encoded by the coding sequence ATGTCTCATCACACTCGCTCCATTAATTTCGTCACACGGTCTCGTCGATGGCTTGCTCCTGCCTCCCTGGTCTTGTCGGCTGTTTTGCTGACGGCTTGTTATAGCCAGGCAGCATCTGATCAAGCCATGCCTGCTCCGTCTGTCAGCATCATGTCGGTAGCGGCTCAACCGATTCAGCCATGGGAGGGATTCACCGGCAGGGTGGCAGCAGTTGACTCTGTGGAACTGCGCGCGCGCGTCAGTGGCTACATTGATCATGTCGCTTTCACGGAAGGGCAAACTGTCAGCAAAGGGGATCTTCTGTTTGTGATTGATGCACGGCCATATCGTGCGGCCTTGGATCAGGCTCAGGCAGAACTGGCGCGTGCACGCAGTAATGCGCAGTTTGCGGTGACGCAGCAACGGCGGGCTAAAGTGCTGGTGCAGTCCAAGGCGATTTCTCGTGAAGAGTTCGATAGCCGCAATGCGTCGGCCTCACAGGCCTTGGCGGCTGTCCGTGCTGCTGAGGCCACGGTGGCGGCGGCGTCGCTGGATTTGCAATATACCGAAGTGCGTTCGCCAATCACAGGCCGTGCCAGCCGTGCTTTCCTGACGACGGGTAATCTGGCCCAAGCCAACCAGACGGTTTTGACGACGGTAGTGTCTCAGGACCCTGTGCATGTGCTGTTTGACGTGGACGAGAGTACATGGCTGCGCTATGCACGCCAAGCTCGGGACGGGCAACGCAGCACGACACAAAGCCCTGTTCAAGTTGGGCTGGCCTCGGATGAGATGTATCCGCATGCGGGCTATGTGGACTTTATTGATAACCATGTTGACCCCGCTACGGGCACCTTGCGGGCCAGAGCTGTGTTGCCTAACCCGGATGGCGTACTGACCCCTGGCCTGTTTGCTCGTGTGCAGTTAGGGGGTAGCCAAGCGTACACAGCCATGTTGATCGATGAGAAGGCGGTACTGACGGATCAAGACCGTAAGTATGTGTTGATCGTAGATCAGGACAACCGTGTTCAGCGGCGTGATATTGCGCTGGGGCCCATTGTTCAGGGACTGCGCGTGATCAAGAAGGGGCTGGCTGAAGGCGACCGAGTTGTTGTCAGCGGTCATCAAAAAGTTCCCATGCCCGGCATGGCGGTGTCGCCGACTTTGGTCGATTCGCCTGCTGTGGCCCAGCTTCTCGGCACGCCCGTGCCGCAAGCCGCCTCCGCACTCGCGGTGATGCCTGGCTGA